One window of the Klebsiella sp. WP3-W18-ESBL-02 genome contains the following:
- a CDS encoding bifunctional metallophosphatase/5'-nucleotidase — MKKSLLALLLCLGTSAAMAEPVNITILGTSDLHGTFVPWDYSTDTENLAGSLSQIATQVRQVRSQQPNVILVDAGDTIQGNFVETFKNDKTSPMILGFNAMDYDVWVMGNHEFDFGLKSLSTSLNQFKGTALAGNILWDSGKPYLPAYKIIERQGVKIGVIGMDTPMTAEFAKGTDRVKGLNFTDPVDAVKQAIQKIQGQVDAIVLVAHMGIDNENQRPGTGVGDIARANPELAAIVAGHMHVKVDKEVINGVIITEPDKYGRALSRIDLQFELRDGKYVLINKDSYTYSIKGMASDKALETVYQPYHKILRANANRPIAELSGQDLVPPDAVKGIPQVHIQDTGISKLYQDASRHFAPKAQVIALQIDNDQPKLNVGTIKAKDIAFNYQYAGGEITVYQLTGKELKKYMEWSAGYFNQVHDGDVTYSFNPQRRASKYSTNDFFDGVTYTIDLRQPAGQRIRDLKMADGTPVTDSTPIRLGMNSYRMGHLTQKGGALEGMQFPVLSDSKAEYGEEAGTIRNLTIRYLSEVKHGKYQGQTVQRWKLAGLEGYDRERKIVENLLNEGKISVPTSDDGRYSNVASLNVKTLLFSDPQAKKQKQAALQAELAAATSPSAKKRVSDRLVMLEAINE, encoded by the coding sequence ATGAAAAAATCACTTCTTGCGCTCTTACTCTGCTTGGGTACTTCTGCGGCGATGGCTGAACCCGTCAATATCACGATTCTCGGGACTTCCGATCTCCACGGCACCTTCGTCCCGTGGGATTATTCGACGGATACGGAAAACCTGGCCGGAAGCCTGAGTCAGATTGCCACCCAGGTTCGCCAGGTGCGTAGCCAGCAGCCAAACGTCATCCTGGTCGACGCGGGCGATACCATACAGGGCAATTTTGTTGAAACCTTTAAGAACGACAAAACCAGCCCGATGATCCTCGGCTTTAACGCCATGGACTATGACGTGTGGGTGATGGGCAACCACGAATTCGATTTTGGCCTGAAATCGCTGTCGACTTCGCTCAACCAGTTTAAGGGCACGGCGCTGGCCGGGAATATCCTGTGGGACAGCGGCAAGCCTTACCTTCCTGCTTATAAGATTATTGAACGCCAGGGCGTAAAAATTGGCGTGATCGGCATGGATACGCCGATGACCGCCGAATTTGCCAAAGGCACTGACCGGGTAAAAGGGTTGAACTTTACCGATCCGGTTGATGCGGTAAAACAGGCCATCCAGAAGATTCAGGGCCAGGTAGACGCTATTGTGCTGGTGGCACACATGGGGATTGATAACGAGAACCAGCGGCCGGGCACCGGGGTGGGCGATATTGCGCGCGCTAACCCTGAACTGGCGGCTATCGTCGCCGGACACATGCACGTGAAGGTCGACAAAGAAGTGATTAACGGCGTGATTATCACCGAACCGGATAAATACGGCCGCGCGCTGTCGCGAATCGATCTGCAGTTTGAGCTGCGCGACGGCAAATATGTGCTGATCAACAAAGACAGTTACACCTATAGCATTAAAGGGATGGCATCGGATAAAGCGCTGGAAACGGTATATCAGCCTTATCATAAAATTCTGCGCGCCAACGCTAATCGACCCATTGCCGAACTGAGCGGCCAGGACCTGGTCCCGCCGGATGCGGTGAAGGGGATTCCACAGGTACATATTCAGGATACCGGTATCAGCAAGCTGTATCAGGATGCCAGCCGCCACTTCGCGCCAAAAGCGCAGGTTATCGCACTGCAGATCGATAATGACCAGCCTAAGCTCAACGTTGGAACCATTAAGGCGAAAGATATTGCCTTTAACTATCAGTATGCGGGCGGCGAAATCACCGTGTATCAGTTGACCGGCAAAGAGCTGAAAAAGTACATGGAGTGGTCGGCGGGCTACTTTAACCAAGTGCATGACGGCGACGTCACTTACAGTTTTAATCCGCAGCGACGGGCCTCTAAATATTCCACCAACGATTTCTTTGATGGCGTCACCTACACTATCGATCTGCGCCAGCCCGCCGGGCAGCGCATTCGCGATCTGAAAATGGCCGATGGCACGCCGGTAACGGACAGCACGCCGATTCGTCTTGGTATGAACAGCTATCGCATGGGCCACCTGACGCAAAAGGGCGGCGCGCTGGAAGGGATGCAGTTCCCGGTATTGTCGGACAGCAAAGCTGAGTATGGCGAAGAGGCGGGGACTATCCGCAATTTAACGATTCGCTATCTGAGCGAAGTGAAGCACGGTAAATATCAGGGACAAACGGTGCAGCGCTGGAAGCTGGCAGGGCTAGAAGGCTACGATCGTGAACGTAAAATTGTCGAAAATCTGCTGAATGAAGGCAAAATCAGCGTGCCGACCAGCGATGATGGCCGCTATAGCAACGTCGCGTCGCTGAATGTGAAAACGCTGCTGTTTAGCGACCCGCAGGCGAAGAAGCAAAAACAGGCAGCGTTACAGGCTGAGCTCGCAGCTGCTACCTCGCCGTCGGCGAAAAAGCGGGTGAGCGATCGGCTGGTGATGCTTGAGGCGATCAACGAATAA
- the zntA gene encoding Zn(II)/Cd(II)/Pb(II) translocating P-type ATPase ZntA — protein MSTPETQGKKPPQFTSFKPALVPQDDCCCDSQCASTVAPADAVLDARYSWVVNGMDCAACARKVETAAAQVAGVKKAKVVFATEKLLVEADEDVRTQVEKAVSAAGYTLRGEDTPQANAADSRWKENLPLIVLIVMMAISWGLEQFNHPFGNLAFIATTLVGLYPIARQALRLIKSGSWFAIETLMSVAALGALFIGATAEAAMVLLLFLIGERLEGWAANRARQGVSALMALKPDTAVRVRDGQRETVAQKDLQPGDVIEVAAGGRLPADGKLLTPFASFDESALTGESIPVERSAGESVPAGATSADRLVQLSVISKPGDSAIDRILRLIEEAEERRAPIERFIDRFSRIYTPAIMAVALLVTLVPPLLFAASWEEWIYKGLTLLLIGCPCALVISTPAAITSGLATAARQGALIKGGAALEQLGLIRQMAFDKTGTLTLGKPQVTRIIPAAELAEDALLALAASVEQGSTHPLAQAIVREAQQRQLAIPQAKAQRTLVGSGIEAEVDGQSIVICAAGKIPADAQQAQIQQLENEGNTVVLVTRDETLLGILALRDTVRQEARQAVDGLRELGIQGIILTGDNPRAAKAIADELGMTYRANLLPADKVKEVTALNAQGPLAMVGDGINDAPAMKAAAMGIAMGSGTDVALETADAALTHNRLTGLVQMIRLARATHANVRQNIAIALGLKGIFLVTTLLGMTGLWLAVLADTGATVLVTLNALRLLRRK, from the coding sequence ATGTCGACTCCAGAGACACAGGGCAAGAAGCCCCCTCAGTTCACCTCATTCAAGCCCGCGCTCGTACCGCAGGATGATTGCTGCTGCGACAGCCAGTGCGCGAGCACAGTAGCGCCGGCCGACGCCGTGCTCGACGCCCGCTACAGCTGGGTCGTCAACGGTATGGACTGCGCCGCCTGCGCCCGTAAAGTAGAGACGGCAGCCGCCCAGGTGGCCGGCGTGAAAAAAGCGAAGGTGGTCTTTGCCACCGAAAAACTGCTGGTTGAAGCCGATGAAGACGTACGCACACAGGTGGAAAAGGCGGTCAGCGCCGCTGGCTACACGCTGCGTGGCGAAGATACCCCTCAGGCCAACGCCGCGGACTCCCGCTGGAAAGAAAACCTGCCGCTGATAGTGCTGATCGTCATGATGGCGATCAGCTGGGGGCTGGAACAGTTTAATCATCCGTTCGGCAACCTTGCGTTTATCGCCACTACGCTGGTCGGCCTGTACCCTATCGCCCGCCAGGCGCTGCGCTTAATCAAGAGCGGTAGCTGGTTTGCCATTGAAACGCTGATGAGCGTCGCAGCCCTCGGCGCGCTGTTTATCGGCGCAACGGCCGAAGCAGCCATGGTGCTGTTGCTGTTTTTAATCGGGGAACGGCTAGAGGGCTGGGCGGCAAACCGCGCGCGTCAGGGCGTAAGCGCACTGATGGCGCTGAAGCCAGATACCGCCGTGCGCGTGCGCGACGGCCAGCGTGAAACCGTAGCCCAAAAGGACCTGCAGCCGGGAGACGTGATTGAAGTCGCTGCCGGCGGCCGTCTGCCTGCCGACGGTAAATTGTTAACGCCTTTCGCCAGCTTTGATGAAAGTGCTTTAACCGGCGAGTCGATTCCCGTTGAGCGTAGCGCCGGAGAAAGCGTACCGGCAGGCGCGACCAGCGCTGACCGTCTGGTGCAGCTGAGCGTCATCTCGAAGCCGGGCGATAGCGCCATTGACCGCATCCTGCGCCTGATTGAAGAGGCCGAAGAGCGCCGCGCGCCTATCGAGCGCTTTATCGACCGCTTCAGCCGTATCTACACCCCGGCCATTATGGCGGTTGCGCTGCTGGTCACGCTGGTGCCGCCGCTGCTGTTTGCCGCGTCATGGGAAGAATGGATTTACAAAGGGCTGACTCTGCTGTTGATTGGCTGCCCGTGCGCGCTGGTCATTTCTACACCTGCAGCAATAACCTCTGGCCTCGCCACTGCAGCGCGTCAAGGCGCGTTGATAAAAGGCGGCGCGGCGCTCGAGCAGCTCGGCCTGATTCGCCAGATGGCGTTTGATAAAACCGGTACCCTGACCCTCGGGAAACCGCAGGTCACCCGTATTATCCCTGCCGCCGAACTGGCTGAAGATGCGCTGTTGGCGCTGGCGGCCTCCGTTGAGCAAGGATCCACGCATCCGCTGGCGCAGGCGATTGTTCGCGAAGCGCAGCAGCGTCAGTTGGCTATCCCACAGGCCAAAGCGCAGCGTACGCTGGTCGGTTCAGGGATTGAAGCGGAGGTCGATGGCCAGTCCATCGTGATTTGCGCAGCAGGAAAAATCCCGGCAGATGCGCAGCAGGCGCAGATTCAGCAGCTGGAAAATGAAGGTAATACCGTGGTGTTGGTCACCCGCGACGAGACGCTGTTGGGCATTCTGGCGCTGCGCGATACGGTACGTCAGGAAGCGCGGCAGGCAGTGGACGGCCTGCGTGAACTGGGGATTCAGGGTATCATCCTCACCGGCGATAACCCACGGGCCGCGAAGGCGATTGCCGACGAGCTGGGGATGACGTACCGCGCGAATCTGCTGCCTGCCGACAAGGTCAAAGAGGTCACTGCGTTGAACGCACAAGGGCCGCTGGCCATGGTTGGCGACGGCATCAACGACGCTCCGGCAATGAAAGCAGCGGCAATGGGGATTGCGATGGGCAGCGGTACCGACGTCGCGCTGGAAACCGCCGACGCGGCGCTGACCCACAACCGCCTGACCGGGCTGGTGCAAATGATCCGTCTGGCGCGCGCGACCCATGCCAACGTACGGCAGAACATCGCCATTGCGCTGGGGCTGAAGGGCATATTCCTGGTCACCACCCTGCTCGGTATGACCGGATTATGGCTGGCGGTGCTGGCCGATACCGGCGCAACGGTACTGGTGACGCTGAACGCGCTGCGGCTACTGCGAAGGAAATAA
- a CDS encoding lysoplasmalogenase: MLWSFIAVFFSGWLYVDAAYRGPTWQRWVFKPITLILLLFLAWQAPMFNAISYLVLAGLCAALVGDTLTQLPRQRMLYAVGAFFLSHLLYTIWFASQLTFTFFWPLPVVLLVIGALWLAVIWTRLEEMRLPVLAFIGMTLVMVWVAGEQWFLRPTDTAMSGFLGASLLLIGNIVWLFSQYRRRFRADTAIYAACYFAGHFFIVRALYL, from the coding sequence ATGCTTTGGTCGTTCATCGCCGTTTTCTTCTCAGGCTGGCTCTATGTCGATGCCGCCTACCGTGGCCCTACCTGGCAGCGCTGGGTCTTTAAACCCATCACGCTTATCTTATTGCTGTTTCTCGCCTGGCAGGCGCCCATGTTTAACGCCATCAGCTACCTGGTGCTGGCGGGCCTGTGCGCCGCATTGGTCGGCGATACCCTCACACAGCTACCGCGTCAGCGGATGCTGTACGCCGTAGGGGCATTTTTCCTCTCGCACCTGCTGTATACCATCTGGTTCGCCAGCCAGCTGACCTTCACCTTCTTCTGGCCGCTGCCGGTAGTGCTGTTGGTGATTGGCGCGCTGTGGCTGGCGGTCATCTGGACGCGGCTTGAAGAGATGCGCCTGCCGGTACTGGCCTTTATCGGCATGACGCTGGTGATGGTGTGGGTAGCGGGTGAACAGTGGTTCCTGCGGCCAACGGACACCGCGATGTCCGGTTTCCTCGGCGCCTCGCTGCTGCTTATTGGTAACATTGTGTGGCTGTTCAGCCAGTATCGCCGCCGCTTCCGCGCCGATACCGCAATTTATGCCGCCTGCTACTTTGCCGGACATTTCTTTATCGTTCGCGCGCTGTATCTGTAA
- a CDS encoding DUF2500 domain-containing protein, with the protein MPLFFIVVVAVIVVAASFRYVQQRREKMDNDAAPLMQKRVVVSNKREKVLNDRRSRQQTVTPAGSEMRYDVGFKPEQGGLEVSFRVDAAQYHQLTVGDKGTLSYKGSCFVAFHAE; encoded by the coding sequence ATGCCCCTTTTTTTCATCGTGGTCGTAGCCGTTATCGTGGTGGCGGCGTCTTTTCGCTATGTGCAGCAGCGGCGAGAAAAGATGGACAACGATGCCGCGCCGCTGATGCAAAAGCGGGTGGTCGTTAGCAATAAACGCGAGAAGGTGCTTAACGATCGTCGCTCTCGTCAGCAGACGGTGACGCCTGCGGGCAGTGAAATGCGCTATGACGTCGGCTTTAAGCCGGAGCAGGGGGGGCTGGAGGTGAGTTTTCGGGTCGATGCCGCGCAGTATCATCAACTGACGGTGGGGGACAAAGGGACCCTGAGCTACAAAGGCTCGTGCTTCGTGGCGTTTCACGCCGAGTAA
- a CDS encoding DUF1145 family protein, producing the protein MLINLGRLLMLCVWAFLALNLFHPFPRPLNIFVNVALVFMVLMHGMQMALLQSTLPKDGPQMTRGEKVRIFLFGVFELLVWQKKIGASLKKK; encoded by the coding sequence ATGCTGATTAATCTGGGTCGCTTATTGATGCTGTGCGTGTGGGCGTTTCTGGCGCTCAACCTGTTCCATCCGTTCCCGCGCCCGCTGAATATTTTCGTCAACGTCGCGCTGGTCTTTATGGTCCTGATGCACGGTATGCAGATGGCGCTGCTGCAATCGACGCTGCCAAAAGATGGACCGCAGATGACGCGCGGTGAAAAGGTCCGTATTTTCCTTTTCGGCGTCTTCGAACTGCTGGTGTGGCAGAAGAAAATTGGCGCCAGCCTGAAGAAGAAATAA
- the rsmD gene encoding 16S rRNA (guanine(966)-N(2))-methyltransferase: MKKPTSGGSGQIRIIGGQWRGRKLPVPDSPGLRPTTDRVRETLFNWLAPSMVDARCLDCFAGSGALGLEALSRYAASATLLEMERHVAQQLQKNLATLKAGHGKVVNTNSLTFLNQAGTPHDIVFVDPPFRKGLLEETLRLLESNGWLADGALIYVESEVENGLPPVPAGWDLHREKIAGQVAYRLYHREEQGEKDAD, encoded by the coding sequence ATGAAAAAACCAACTTCCGGCGGCAGTGGCCAGATTCGCATTATTGGCGGTCAGTGGCGCGGCCGTAAACTCCCCGTTCCTGATAGCCCAGGATTGCGCCCCACCACCGACCGGGTGCGCGAAACGCTATTCAACTGGCTGGCCCCGTCGATGGTCGACGCCCGTTGCCTGGACTGCTTCGCGGGCAGCGGCGCGCTGGGGCTGGAAGCGCTCTCTCGCTACGCCGCCAGCGCGACGCTGCTGGAGATGGAGCGTCATGTCGCCCAACAGCTGCAAAAAAATCTTGCGACGCTGAAGGCCGGGCATGGCAAAGTGGTCAATACTAACTCCCTTACCTTCCTCAACCAGGCCGGTACGCCGCACGATATCGTGTTTGTCGATCCGCCGTTTCGTAAGGGGTTACTGGAAGAGACGCTACGCCTGCTTGAGAGCAACGGCTGGCTGGCCGACGGCGCGTTAATCTACGTCGAAAGCGAAGTCGAAAACGGACTGCCGCCGGTGCCCGCAGGCTGGGATCTGCACAGAGAAAAAATAGCGGGTCAGGTGGCCTACCGCCTCTATCATCGTGAAGAACAGGGAGAAAAGGATGCTGATTAA
- the ftsY gene encoding signal recognition particle-docking protein FtsY — MAKEKKRGFFSWLGFGQKEQEQVVESEEKIESQPVEDTPAAEPEVVAEPTPAAEDGHTVAESEAFAAEVVEVTEQVAESEKAQPEAVEEIQPVAEAQPEAVEEIQPVAEAQPEAVEEIQPVVEARPEAVEEIQPVVEAQPEAVEEIQPVAEVQPEVVEEIQPVVEAQPEAVEEIQPEVIDDVEPALTDEELEAQALATQSEDDIEAQDDASSDDAQQEQEKPTKEGFFARLKRSLLKTKENLGSGFISLFRGKKIDDDLFEELEEQLLIADVGVETTRKIISSLTDTASRKQLRDAEALYGLLKEEMGEILAKVDEPLNIEGKTPFVILMVGVNGVGKTTTIGKLARQFEQQGKSVMLAAGDTFRAAAVEQLQVWGQRNNIPVIAQHTGADSASVIFDAIQAAKARNVDVLIADTAGRLQNKSHLMEELKKIVRVMKKLDVDAPHEVMLTIDASTGQNAISQAKLFHEAVGLTGITLTKLDGTAKGGVIFSVADQFGIPIRYIGVGERIEDLRPFKAGDFIEALFARED; from the coding sequence ATGGCAAAAGAAAAAAAACGTGGCTTTTTTTCCTGGCTGGGCTTTGGGCAAAAAGAACAGGAACAGGTTGTTGAATCAGAAGAAAAAATCGAATCGCAGCCGGTAGAAGATACGCCTGCTGCCGAGCCGGAAGTCGTTGCCGAACCGACACCTGCCGCTGAAGACGGCCATACGGTTGCCGAGAGCGAAGCTTTTGCTGCTGAAGTCGTGGAAGTGACCGAGCAGGTCGCGGAAAGCGAAAAAGCGCAGCCGGAAGCGGTTGAAGAAATCCAGCCGGTTGCCGAAGCGCAGCCGGAAGCGGTTGAAGAGATCCAGCCGGTTGCTGAAGCGCAGCCGGAAGCGGTTGAAGAGATCCAGCCGGTTGTCGAAGCGCGGCCGGAAGCGGTTGAAGAAATCCAGCCGGTTGTCGAAGCGCAGCCGGAAGCGGTTGAAGAAATCCAGCCGGTTGCCGAAGTGCAGCCGGAGGTGGTTGAAGAAATCCAGCCGGTTGTTGAAGCACAGCCGGAAGCGGTCGAGGAAATCCAGCCAGAGGTGATTGACGACGTTGAGCCTGCGCTAACCGACGAAGAACTGGAAGCACAGGCGCTGGCGACACAGTCCGAAGACGACATCGAAGCACAAGATGATGCGTCGTCCGACGATGCCCAGCAGGAGCAGGAAAAACCAACCAAAGAAGGTTTCTTTGCGCGCCTGAAGCGCAGTTTGCTGAAAACAAAAGAAAATCTCGGTTCCGGATTTATCAGTCTGTTCCGCGGCAAGAAAATCGACGACGATCTATTTGAAGAGCTCGAAGAACAGCTGTTGATTGCCGACGTTGGCGTGGAGACCACCCGTAAAATTATCAGTAGCCTGACCGACACCGCCAGCCGTAAACAGCTGCGCGATGCCGAAGCGCTGTACGGTCTGCTGAAAGAAGAAATGGGTGAAATTCTCGCAAAAGTTGATGAACCGCTTAATATTGAAGGCAAAACGCCATTCGTCATTCTGATGGTCGGCGTCAACGGCGTGGGTAAAACCACCACCATCGGCAAGCTGGCACGCCAGTTTGAGCAGCAGGGTAAATCCGTCATGCTGGCGGCAGGCGACACCTTCCGCGCCGCGGCTGTCGAGCAGCTGCAGGTCTGGGGCCAGCGCAACAACATTCCGGTGATTGCGCAGCACACCGGCGCAGACTCGGCTTCGGTCATCTTTGACGCTATTCAGGCTGCGAAAGCGCGTAACGTCGATGTGCTGATTGCCGATACCGCCGGGCGCCTGCAGAACAAATCGCACCTGATGGAAGAGCTGAAGAAAATTGTCCGCGTGATGAAGAAACTCGACGTGGATGCGCCGCATGAGGTGATGCTGACTATTGACGCCAGCACCGGGCAGAACGCTATCAGCCAGGCCAAACTGTTCCATGAGGCTGTGGGCCTGACCGGCATTACGTTGACTAAACTCGACGGTACCGCCAAAGGTGGGGTGATATTCTCCGTGGCGGACCAGTTCGGTATCCCGATTCGTTATATCGGCGTCGGCGAACGTATAGAGGACTTGCGTCCGTTTAAAGCGGGCGATTTTATTGAGGCACTTTTTGCCCGAGAGGACTAA
- the ftsE gene encoding cell division ATP-binding protein FtsE, with translation MIRFEHVSKAYLGGRQALQGVTFHLQPGEMAFLTGHSGAGKSTLLKLICGIERPSAGKIFFSGHDISRLKNREVPFLRRQIGMIFQDHHLLMDRTVFDNVAIPLIIAGASADDIRRRVSAALDKVGLLDKAKNFPIQLSGGEQQRVGIARAVVNKPAVLLADEPTGNLDNALSEGILRLFEEFNRVGVTVLMATHDIGLISSRSYRMLTLSDGHLHGGLTSE, from the coding sequence ATGATTCGCTTTGAACACGTCAGCAAAGCCTATCTCGGCGGGAGACAAGCGCTGCAGGGCGTCACTTTCCACCTGCAGCCGGGCGAGATGGCATTTCTGACCGGCCACTCCGGCGCGGGTAAGAGTACCCTGCTGAAGCTTATCTGTGGGATTGAACGGCCGAGCGCTGGCAAAATCTTCTTCAGCGGCCACGATATCAGCCGCCTGAAGAACCGCGAGGTGCCGTTTCTGCGCCGTCAGATCGGCATGATTTTCCAGGATCACCATTTGCTGATGGACCGTACCGTTTTTGACAACGTCGCGATCCCTTTGATTATTGCGGGTGCCAGCGCCGACGATATCCGTCGCCGCGTGTCGGCCGCGCTGGATAAAGTCGGGCTGCTGGACAAGGCGAAAAACTTCCCGATCCAGCTTTCCGGCGGTGAGCAGCAGCGCGTGGGCATCGCGCGCGCGGTGGTGAATAAACCCGCGGTACTGCTGGCGGATGAACCTACCGGTAACCTGGATAACGCGCTGTCGGAAGGCATCCTGCGGCTGTTTGAAGAGTTTAACCGCGTGGGCGTAACGGTACTGATGGCAACCCACGATATTGGACTGATCTCCAGCCGTTCGTATCGCATGCTAACGCTGAGCGACGGCCACTTGCACGGAGGCCTGACAAGTGAATAA
- the ftsX gene encoding permease-like cell division protein FtsX — MNKRDAINQIRQFGGRLDRFRQSVTSGGDGGRNAPKRSKPAPKPNSRKTNVFNEQVRYAWQGALQDLKSKPFATFLTVMVIAISLTLPSVCYMVYKNVNTAASQYYPSPQITVYLEKTLDDDAAAKVVGQLQAEQGVDKVNYLSRDEALGEFRNWSGFGGALDMLEENPLPAVAVVIPKIDFQTTEALNTLRDRVAQIQGVNEVRMDDSWFARLASITGLVGRVAAMIGVLMVAAVFLVIGNSVRLSIFARRDTINVQKLIGATDGFILRPFLYGGALLGFAGAFLSLILSEILVMRLSSAVTEVARVFGTQFELSGLSFDECLLLLLLCSMIGWVAAWLATVQHLRHFTPD; from the coding sequence GTGAATAAGCGCGATGCAATCAACCAGATTCGCCAGTTTGGCGGACGCCTCGATCGTTTCCGTCAGTCTGTGACCTCGGGGGGGGACGGCGGGCGCAATGCGCCGAAGCGCAGCAAGCCCGCGCCGAAGCCGAATTCACGCAAAACCAACGTGTTCAATGAGCAGGTGCGCTATGCGTGGCAGGGCGCGCTGCAGGATCTGAAAAGCAAACCGTTCGCCACCTTCCTGACGGTGATGGTTATCGCTATCTCCCTGACGCTGCCAAGCGTTTGCTACATGGTGTACAAGAACGTGAACACCGCGGCGTCCCAGTACTATCCGTCCCCGCAGATTACCGTCTATCTGGAAAAAACGCTGGATGACGACGCGGCGGCGAAAGTCGTGGGCCAGCTTCAGGCCGAGCAGGGCGTGGATAAGGTGAACTATCTTTCCCGCGACGAGGCGCTGGGCGAATTCCGCAACTGGTCGGGTTTTGGCGGCGCGTTGGATATGCTGGAAGAGAACCCGCTGCCCGCGGTAGCGGTCGTTATTCCGAAAATCGACTTCCAGACGACGGAAGCGCTGAATACGCTGCGCGACCGCGTGGCGCAGATTCAGGGCGTCAACGAAGTGCGCATGGATGACAGCTGGTTTGCGCGTCTGGCTTCGATTACCGGGCTGGTAGGGCGCGTGGCGGCGATGATCGGCGTGCTGATGGTGGCGGCGGTGTTCCTCGTCATTGGTAACAGCGTGCGTCTGAGCATCTTTGCTCGTCGCGATACCATTAACGTGCAGAAGCTGATTGGCGCGACCGATGGCTTTATTCTGCGTCCGTTTCTGTACGGCGGCGCGCTGCTCGGTTTTGCCGGCGCGTTCCTGTCGCTGATTTTGTCGGAGATTCTGGTGATGCGCCTGTCGTCAGCGGTGACCGAAGTGGCGCGGGTGTTCGGTACGCAGTTCGAGTTGAGCGGCCTGTCCTTCGATGAATGTTTGCTGCTGCTGCTGCTGTGTTCGATGATTGGTTGGGTGGCAGCCTGGCTTGCCACGGTACAACATTTACGCCACTTTACCCCCGACTAA
- the rpoH gene encoding RNA polymerase sigma factor RpoH, translated as MTKEMQNLALAPVGNLESYIRAANAWPMLTADEEKALAERLHYQGDLEAAKTLILSHLRFVVHIARNYSGYGLPQADLIQEGNIGLMKAVRRFNPEVGVRLVSFAVHWIKAEIHEYVLRNWRIVKVATTKAQRKLFFNLRKTKQRLGWFNQDEVEMVARELGVSSKDVREMESRMAAQDMAFDMSSDDESDSQTVAPVLYLQDKSSNFADGIEDDNWEEQAANKLTDAMQGLDERSQDIIRARWLDEDNKSTLQELADRYGVSAERVRQLEKNAMKKLRAAIEA; from the coding sequence ATGACCAAAGAAATGCAAAATTTAGCGTTAGCCCCTGTTGGTAACCTGGAATCCTATATCCGGGCTGCGAACGCATGGCCGATGTTGACGGCTGATGAAGAAAAGGCGCTTGCTGAACGGCTGCATTACCAGGGCGATCTGGAAGCAGCTAAAACGCTGATCCTGTCTCACCTGCGCTTTGTTGTTCATATTGCTCGTAACTACTCGGGCTATGGCCTGCCGCAGGCGGACCTGATTCAGGAAGGTAACATTGGCCTGATGAAAGCGGTGCGTCGTTTTAACCCAGAAGTGGGCGTACGCCTTGTCTCCTTTGCGGTGCACTGGATCAAAGCAGAAATCCACGAATATGTGCTGCGTAACTGGCGTATCGTCAAAGTTGCGACCACTAAGGCACAGCGTAAGCTGTTCTTCAACCTGCGTAAAACCAAGCAGCGTCTGGGCTGGTTCAATCAGGACGAAGTGGAAATGGTGGCCCGCGAGCTGGGCGTATCCAGCAAAGACGTGCGTGAAATGGAATCACGTATGGCGGCGCAGGACATGGCGTTTGATATGTCCTCGGATGATGAATCCGACAGCCAGACGGTTGCCCCGGTGCTCTATCTGCAGGACAAATCGTCAAACTTTGCTGACGGCATTGAAGACGATAACTGGGAAGAGCAGGCGGCCAACAAGCTGACCGACGCGATGCAGGGCCTGGACGAACGTAGCCAGGACATCATCCGTGCCCGCTGGCTGGATGAAGACAACAAGTCTACGCTGCAGGAACTGGCCGATCGTTACGGCGTTTCCGCTGAGCGCGTGCGCCAGCTTGAAAAGAACGCGATGAAAAAACTGCGTGCGGCTATCGAAGCCTGA